The window CAAACCAAGAAGGATGATCCTTGGGAACCTCAGTGGACCGAGTGAATTCAGACTCCTGGGTTTTTCTGGAAACTCTCATTTGCACCCTTTGCTCTTTGTAATTTTATTATCTCTTTATATCCTCACCTTGGTGGCTAACACAGTGATAGCTTTCACAATAAACACTGACAACACCCTTCACACCCCCATGTATTTCTTCCTCACTCAGCTGTCCTGTCTGGATATCTGCTATTTATCAGCCATGATCCCAACCATCCTGGAGAACCTGGTGGTGGGAACAGTAAGTATTTCCAAGGCAAGATGTGCCATGcaaatgttttccttccttttcttcgGGGTTGCTGAATGTTTCCTCTTGGCTGCCATGTCACTCGATCGTTATTTCGCAGTTTGCCACCCCTTGCACTACACAATTATCATGAGCAGCAGGGTCTGCAGGGGCCTGGTTGCTGGCTGTTACATttgtggggctgctgtgggtttAATTCACACCCTGATAACCTTCAGCTCACCCTTGTGTGGCTCTGCCATCGACCACTTCTTCTGTGAGATCCAGCCCATGCTGGACCTGCTCTGTGGCAACCCCTTGCCAAGAGAGCTCCAGGTCATTCTGGTGGCTGTTTTTGCTATTCTCAGCCCTTTCTTACTCATCATTTATTCTTATATTCATATCATTTCCACCATTCTTCACATGGCATCAGCTGAGAGCCGGCAGAAAGCCTTTTCCACTTGCTCCTCACACCTCTTGGTTGTGACTCTGTTTTATGGCACTGCAGGCTCCACATACCTGAGGCCAAAATCCACCTACTGTGCAGCTGTGGATAAATTCCTCTCACTCTCTTATTCTGTGCTGACTCCTCTGTTGAATCCCATCATTTATAGCTTGAGGAATAAGGAGGTAAAAAGAGCCCTGaagaaaaaatggagaaaaattaatttagcgTGGAAATGAAATGGAATATTTGGGGTGTCTCAGGTGTTTGTGTTGGTATTTTTCACTCTAAATTCTTGGTCAGTGAAATGAATTTCCAGATTCACTTCAGCTTTTGGAAGGAAAGAGGGAGAAGAGTGGAGATTTTCAGCTGTAAGAGGGAGTGTCAGAAGCTATGTTAACATTTTGGAAGGAAACTTCTTCCACATACTTAAGAAATTCTTAACTAGATaaacttttccccttttccttttctgtttcttttctttctctttctctttcttttccttgctacTTTTCAGAAACTTTAAAATTGTGTTTTGCATACTTCTGACTTTTTGAACAGAATTGTAATATTCAGGAGCCTGATTTTACTGAAAGAACTGAGAAGAATAAGTTTTCATCCTTCTGCATTTATTTCCTGAAAATGTTCAGTAAATTTCTCTGGGAGAGGATATAATTCAGGCTATGATATGGAGCCCAGGAAATTAATGAGTACTGATTATTAATTCTGAGATTGTTATtaggagagaaaagaagaggTGTGCAAAATTGCAttcctgccccactgcctcaaAGATATTTCTTGAATTTtagaataaatgttttaaacatGTTAGACCAAGTCTAGGCATTTGAAGACCTTAACCACTGTAAAGCTCTGTAACTGTtaataaaattctttttattaAATCCTCAAAACTGGAATGATATTGGAAAGTTAAGAACATGATTTCCAACAGCAAGGTGGTTTTGGGCAGCTGGGAGATGCCAGACCAGTGTTAACCCCAAAATAAGCAATAACCACGGGCCCAAAAAATCTCTCTACAGGAGAATTTGTTTGATTTCTCTgacaaacagcagaaaagctcTTGTGGGGGGAATGCCTTGATACACAACCTCCTGTTGGGATGTTGGGGGACACAGAACAGATGATGGACTTTGGACGTGGTTAGCACAAGGGATTTGATAACTGGAGGCCTTGGGAAGAGCAAACAGAACTTTGAGGATTAAATCAAGATTGCAAGAAGATCAAATCAGATGGATctaccaggaaaagaaaattacatcagACTTCTGCAAGAAAGAGATGTTTAAAATGTATAAGTTTGTTTGTGTGATTTTTAACCCAAACACTGTAGTAAAACATTACTACCTCCCTAAAATAGTATATAagtgtcaccatgatattttctgaaaaaccccttcaccaggatttttctcctgagaagcctcagaaaagaaatgtaaacaacaattatctgattgcttgggaatgtggtttggaggttgcttaccaacaggtacATCCTTGATtagttccatgtgaattgtttttaattaatgaccaatcccagtccagctgtgtctggactctggtcagtcacagatttttattattcattcttgtctaGACTTCtgatgtctctttttttttagtatagttttagtatataattttcttttaatataatgtaatataaaataatatatcagccttctgagaactttgagtcaattctcatctctcacctca is drawn from Melospiza georgiana isolate bMelGeo1 chromosome 28, bMelGeo1.pri, whole genome shotgun sequence and contains these coding sequences:
- the LOC131094014 gene encoding olfactory receptor 10C1-like, with the translated sequence MILGNLSGPSEFRLLGFSGNSHLHPLLFVILLSLYILTLVANTVIAFTINTDNTLHTPMYFFLTQLSCLDICYLSAMIPTILENLVVGTVSISKARCAMQMFSFLFFGVAECFLLAAMSLDRYFAVCHPLHYTIIMSSRVCRGLVAGCYICGAAVGLIHTLITFSSPLCGSAIDHFFCEIQPMLDLLCGNPLPRELQVILVAVFAILSPFLLIIYSYIHIISTILHMASAESRQKAFSTCSSHLLVVTLFYGTAGSTYLRPKSTYCAAVDKFLSLSYSVLTPLLNPIIYSLRNKEIENGIKSFKIPLSYPISGSEKGLI